From the Deltaproteobacteria bacterium genome, the window ACGTTTATTCCAAGCGTTACCGGTATACGCTCGCGGATCTTGTCCCACACTTTTCGCCCGTCAGGCGCGAAGCTTTCTCCGAAGTCGAACGTCGCAAGGCGGCCGAGCCAATTCGCGTACCTGACGTATATCGGCTTGTCGAGGCCGTAATACGCCTTGAGGCGTTCCCGGTATTCTGCGGTGGCTTTCGGATTGAGGTCGGCGGCGATGCCGATAGGTCCGCCCGGGGCCATGTTGATGACCACGAAAGAGATGAGGCTGATCCCGACGATCATCACCGGGATGACGAACAAACGCCTGCCGATGTACCCGAGCATCCAGCCCCCGTCACCGGTACGTCGTGTACTTCTGCTCCGCCTTCGGCACGTACCACTTGATGAAGTTGTAACTTATACCCGCGGGGGCCGGCTCTATCCCCCGGAACCGCTTGTGGAACGCCGGCAGCGTTTCCGGGGCGTAGAGGAAGACGTATGGCTGCTCCTCCGCCAGGATTTCCTGGATCCTGAAGTAGGCCTTCCTGCGCTTCTCCATGTCGAAGGTGCGGCGGCCGGCTTCGAGCAGCCGGTCCACTTCCGCGTTCGCGAACCCCACGTGGTTGAGTTCGTCCGGACCCGTCTTGGTTGAGCTCCAGATGTCGAACTGGTCCGGCTCCGGCCCCGTCGACCACCCCAGGATCAGCGCGTCGAACTTCCGTTTCTTGACGAACTCGTTGATGAAGGCCGCCCACTCCAGCGTGCGGATCTCCATGCGGATGCCGACGGCGGCGAGCTGCTGCTGAATGATGGTCGCCGTCTTCGAGCGGCTCTCGTTTCCCGCGTTGGTGAGGACGGTGAAGGCGAACTTCCTTCCCTCCTTCTCCATCGTGCCGTCCGCCCCCGGCTTCCACCCCGCCTCAGCGAGGAGGCCTTTTGCCTTCCCCGGATCGTACGGGTAGAGGCGCACGTTCGGGTTGTACACCCAGTGGCCCGGCTTGTACGGGCCCGTGACCTCCCGCCCCAGCCCGAAAAGGACCCCGTCGATCAGCTCCTTCTTGTTGATGGCGTGGGCGAAAGCCTGCCGGACGCGCTTGTCCTTGAAAAACGGATGATCGAGCCGGAAGCCGAGGTAGGTGTAGACGAACGAGAGGTAGCGGTACTTCCGGAAGTTCTTCCGGAACTCCTCCGTTTCGGTCTGCCTCGAGTATTGCAGCGGGGTGAGCGTCATAGAGTCGATGCCGCCGGATTTGAGCTCGAGGAACGTCGTGGCCTGATCCGGGATTACGCGGGTGACGACCCTGCCTATGTACGGCCTCCCTTCGAAGTAGTCGGGATTGGCGTCGAAGACGATCTTCTCCCC encodes:
- a CDS encoding peptide-binding protein; the protein is MRRANFLPVAIFLVAALTGGCSGDKKEAPGAADAARQDTPAYGDALVEGSIGDVSGFISAVTSDTASHAAASYIFNGLVKYDKDLKLEGDLAESWEVTPDGKKITFHLRKNVKWHDNVPFTSGDVLFTYRKMIDPNTPTAYGESFKQVRRVTAPDAYTVVADYDKPYAPALESWGMNILPKHLLEKYPDIKRSPINTSRPIGTGPYRFAEWKPGEKIVFDANPDYFEGRPYIGRVVTRVIPDQATTFLELKSGGIDSMTLTPLQYSRQTETEEFRKNFRKYRYLSFVYTYLGFRLDHPFFKDKRVRQAFAHAINKKELIDGVLFGLGREVTGPYKPGHWVYNPNVRLYPYDPGKAKGLLAEAGWKPGADGTMEKEGRKFAFTVLTNAGNESRSKTATIIQQQLAAVGIRMEIRTLEWAAFINEFVKKRKFDALILGWSTGPEPDQFDIWSSTKTGPDELNHVGFANAEVDRLLEAGRRTFDMEKRRKAYFRIQEILAEEQPYVFLYAPETLPAFHKRFRGIEPAPAGISYNFIKWYVPKAEQKYTTYR